The Carnobacterium sp. 17-4 genome has a window encoding:
- a CDS encoding DUF368 domain-containing protein gives MKNNEGIIDWFFRFVKGMFIGSGAILPGVSGGALAAVFGIYENMIAFLSNIRKDFVKNVRYFIPVGIGGLFGIFVLAYPIDYFLKNNEVQVLWCFIGCILGTLPALYKEAGKNGRKPYHLVITVVVAILAFVGLVYAKFNMNVVVEQSTLSWVMAGGIFALGFIVPGLSPSNFLMYMHLYEPMTEGIKDLNFSILIPVAIGAILCVLLLSKLVSKLMKIAYAAIFHFILGVVIASTVIIAPLPEQYIGISTGGIVVAVVLFFIGLSVGLLMEKLEDNYKPAELNR, from the coding sequence ATGAAAAATAATGAAGGTATTATTGATTGGTTTTTCCGTTTTGTGAAAGGAATGTTTATTGGTTCAGGTGCTATCTTACCGGGTGTAAGTGGAGGAGCTTTAGCAGCTGTATTTGGAATCTATGAAAATATGATTGCATTTCTATCAAATATTCGCAAAGATTTCGTTAAAAATGTACGTTATTTTATTCCAGTGGGGATTGGCGGTTTGTTCGGTATATTTGTGCTGGCATATCCGATTGATTATTTTTTGAAAAACAATGAGGTTCAGGTTTTATGGTGCTTTATTGGTTGTATTTTGGGAACATTACCTGCTTTGTATAAAGAAGCTGGAAAAAATGGACGTAAGCCTTATCACCTTGTGATTACTGTAGTGGTTGCGATTCTTGCTTTTGTTGGTTTGGTTTACGCAAAATTTAATATGAATGTAGTAGTTGAACAATCTACATTGTCTTGGGTAATGGCCGGCGGGATTTTTGCCTTAGGGTTTATAGTTCCTGGATTAAGTCCATCTAATTTTTTGATGTATATGCATTTGTATGAGCCCATGACAGAAGGTATAAAAGATTTGAACTTTTCTATCTTGATTCCTGTCGCGATTGGTGCAATTTTATGTGTTTTGTTACTGTCTAAATTGGTAAGTAAATTAATGAAAATCGCTTATGCAGCTATTTTCCACTTTATTTTAGGGGTTGTAATAGCTTCAACGGTCATAATAGCTCCATTGCCCGAACAATATATTGGGATATCTACTGGTGGAATAGTAGTAGCAGTTGTATTATTCTTTATTGGTTTATCTGTAGGATTGTTGATGGAAAAATTGGAAGATAATTATAAACCTGCTGAATTAAATAGATGA
- the rpoN gene encoding RNA polymerase factor sigma-54: MNFEQNYTQLQKQQLTMTPQLQQAIQMLQYNRKDLVDFLKQKSLENPFISISVKSAPRTQGTSTEKYNSNQSRTNQSTSGTIWDTLATTASTTSLYSAVIEQIHLSFRDTALRDLIIWLAQYIDHNGYLTLSMDDAITLTQAEPLKLLDALTLLQQLEPAGVGARNLQECLMLQTERNGQAPNLAYLILEEEFEAFANRKWDHIAKRYAISLSEVQEVSDFVKTLTPHPGAIFSNAPTQYIRPDLSVKVTDNQEIVVHSIKTGLPVIVFQKEYYEELSVLQDKEVSKFINEKQSEYEWLKKTLIQREETILRIGIAIVNAQKEFFLSEDRPIQSLTLKSIAEELDIHESTVSRSINGKYITTEFGVFELKKFFTNALVTTSKDGNGSISSNQIKKKIELFIQDEDPRKPLSDQKLVDLLEKGGIEISRRTVTKYREALSISSSPKRKRFD; this comes from the coding sequence TTGAATTTCGAACAAAATTACACTCAACTACAAAAACAGCAATTGACCATGACACCTCAATTGCAACAAGCTATTCAGATGCTGCAATACAATCGAAAAGATTTAGTCGATTTTTTAAAACAAAAATCACTGGAAAATCCTTTTATTTCTATTTCTGTAAAATCAGCACCCCGAACACAAGGGACTTCGACAGAAAAATACAATAGTAACCAATCAAGAACTAATCAATCAACTAGTGGAACAATCTGGGATACATTGGCAACTACAGCATCTACCACTTCTCTTTATTCTGCAGTCATCGAACAAATTCATTTGTCTTTCAGAGATACCGCCTTGCGTGATTTAATTATTTGGCTGGCTCAGTATATTGATCATAATGGTTATTTAACTCTGTCAATGGATGATGCGATTACCCTTACTCAAGCAGAACCGTTAAAATTATTAGATGCATTGACACTTTTACAGCAATTAGAACCTGCTGGTGTAGGTGCCAGAAACTTACAAGAATGCTTGATGCTTCAAACAGAACGAAATGGTCAAGCACCAAATCTTGCTTATTTAATCCTTGAAGAAGAGTTTGAAGCTTTTGCTAATCGAAAATGGGATCACATTGCAAAGCGTTATGCTATTTCATTGAGTGAAGTTCAAGAGGTTTCTGATTTTGTCAAAACTCTTACACCACATCCTGGAGCCATTTTTTCAAATGCTCCTACGCAATACATTCGTCCAGATTTATCCGTTAAAGTAACGGATAATCAAGAGATTGTTGTGCATTCTATTAAGACTGGACTTCCAGTTATTGTCTTTCAGAAAGAATATTATGAGGAATTAAGCGTGTTACAGGATAAAGAAGTTTCAAAATTTATTAATGAAAAACAATCTGAATATGAATGGCTTAAAAAGACACTTATTCAACGAGAAGAAACGATACTTAGAATTGGTATTGCTATTGTAAATGCACAAAAAGAATTTTTTCTATCTGAAGATCGTCCAATTCAATCCTTAACATTAAAATCAATTGCTGAAGAACTTGATATTCATGAATCGACAGTAAGCCGTTCCATTAACGGGAAATACATCACAACAGAATTCGGTGTATTTGAATTAAAAAAATTCTTTACAAACGCTTTGGTAACAACTTCTAAAGATGGTAATGGTTCCATCTCTTCTAACCAAATAAAGAAAAAAATTGAACTCTTCATTCAAGATGAAGATCCTAGAAAACCATTATCGGATCAAAAACTTGTGGATCTTTTAGAAAAAGGCGGTATTGAAATATCGCGAAGAACAGTCACCAAATACCGTGAAGCTCTTTCTATTTCTAGTTCGCCAAAACGCAAGCGATTTGACTAA
- a CDS encoding lipopolysaccharide assembly protein LapA domain-containing protein, which yields MIIIAIILLVLVAIVAFLNIQMATLNLYFMSFDLPLWLLFIGFLLLGMLIAALFAMSKGARNRQVIKNKNDELKNAESSRDEAVNRVKQESEAQLELQKKETEIQSLNARLASLEENQTTQQSGPTSTVQTTETTDTQTRPSTSKDIHVEEYHIDGTNTAKPKDDGPYQS from the coding sequence ATGATAATAATTGCGATTATCTTATTGGTCCTGGTTGCGATAGTGGCATTCTTAAATATCCAAATGGCTACTTTGAACCTTTACTTTATGTCTTTTGATTTACCTTTATGGTTGCTTTTCATCGGCTTTTTATTACTTGGTATGTTGATTGCTGCACTATTTGCAATGTCTAAAGGGGCACGCAATAGACAAGTGATCAAAAATAAAAATGATGAATTGAAAAATGCAGAATCTTCAAGAGATGAAGCCGTTAATAGAGTTAAACAAGAGTCCGAAGCACAATTGGAATTACAAAAGAAAGAGACTGAAATTCAAAGTCTTAATGCTCGTTTAGCTTCTTTAGAAGAGAATCAGACAACTCAGCAAAGTGGACCAACTTCAACTGTACAAACTACCGAAACAACTGATACGCAAACTCGTCCATCTACTAGCAAAGACATTCATGTAGAAGAATATCATATAGATGGTACGAATACAGCTAAACCAAAAGATGACGGTCCTTATCAATCTTAA
- a CDS encoding class I SAM-dependent methyltransferase produces MGREFLDIFTDWSSDYDDFVEGNDPEYKAVFEGYSNILKEIVQRSGMNVLEFGIGTGNLTQRLLSSGKWVFPIEPSKEMRELAKKKLPSEVMIYDGDLQNYPKPTRQVDTIVSSYVFHHLTDTEKGIALKKYADQLEKGGKIVFADTMFESQEALEQKIEQAKEHQFYTLADDLEREYYTFIPTLLNLFNLAGFNVSIEQMNEYVWIVEGEKQA; encoded by the coding sequence ATGGGACGTGAATTTTTAGATATTTTTACAGACTGGTCAAGTGACTATGATGATTTTGTTGAAGGAAATGACCCTGAATACAAAGCTGTTTTTGAAGGATACAGTAACATCTTGAAAGAGATTGTTCAAAGAAGTGGAATGAATGTTTTAGAGTTTGGGATTGGAACTGGAAATCTAACGCAGCGGTTACTCTCATCAGGTAAATGGGTTTTCCCAATAGAACCTTCTAAAGAAATGCGTGAACTAGCTAAAAAGAAGTTGCCAAGTGAAGTCATGATTTATGACGGGGATTTACAAAATTATCCAAAACCGACAAGGCAAGTGGATACCATTGTTAGTTCCTATGTGTTCCATCATTTGACAGATACAGAAAAAGGAATTGCTTTGAAGAAGTACGCTGACCAACTTGAAAAGGGAGGCAAAATTGTCTTTGCAGATACGATGTTTGAATCACAAGAAGCCCTCGAGCAAAAAATCGAACAAGCTAAAGAACATCAATTTTATACATTAGCAGATGATTTAGAACGAGAATATTATACTTTTATTCCAACTTTATTAAATTTGTTCAATCTAGCAGGATTTAACGTATCCATTGAACAAATGAATGAATACGTTTGGATAGTTGAAGGTGAGAAGCAAGCTTAG
- a CDS encoding LURP-one-related/scramblase family protein codes for MKLYIKEKRFSWRDQLIVRNEKDETVYTVKSERVSIGNKVHVYNQTNEIIVSIEEKKIGFSPKYVIYQQNEKIAEVKREKNLFGPDYDIEKINWKIKGNVEKDDYEIKEGFTEVASFKKKWFSYGDTFVLETKDENDAPLALGIVIAIWCLQIDEQDET; via the coding sequence ATGAAACTATATATTAAGGAAAAACGGTTTTCATGGCGTGACCAATTAATTGTACGAAATGAAAAAGATGAAACAGTTTATACTGTTAAAAGTGAACGGGTATCCATAGGGAATAAAGTGCACGTTTACAATCAAACTAATGAGATAATAGTATCTATTGAAGAGAAAAAAATAGGTTTTTCACCTAAATACGTCATCTATCAACAAAATGAAAAAATTGCTGAAGTAAAAAGAGAAAAAAACTTATTTGGTCCAGATTACGATATTGAAAAAATAAATTGGAAAATCAAAGGAAATGTTGAAAAAGACGATTATGAAATAAAAGAAGGATTTACCGAAGTTGCTTCTTTTAAGAAAAAATGGTTTTCTTACGGGGATACTTTTGTTTTAGAGACTAAAGACGAGAATGATGCTCCACTAGCGTTAGGCATTGTTATTGCGATTTGGTGTCTACAAATAGATGAGCAAGATGAAACCTAA
- a CDS encoding MFS transporter translates to MLSSFSKNIQTTLITSFFSSLVYACTIPYLIIYLAGIFSKETIGLLVMINVVSSFLAGIIGGYLADNFQRKKILLIFQNLYGVSLLLVAVNFAGILPQNFWLIFGYLICGITYNLYYSAFDAVLLDSTVPHERKKVYQLQYWTFNLSMALGASIGGFLFKHYLVYLFLGAALLQFIASGFLQKNLNYKNNVSLTKGKTIIHDLFNNYYIAAKDKRWVILILGIALYSAAEFSLQNYTGIRLSKEFKPITLFSIPIDGVRMLSILQVINTIMVVCFTFVVSRLTEKKKERTIVLIGLLVYVTGYGLMASANSIYLLIPLTVLATFGELASAPILSARQVSLIPEDKQASYLSFASLSFQGSQLLAALGITLGGYLAAGLISGYIIILGIAGVYFVISSLYDNKKEVVKYN, encoded by the coding sequence ATGCTATCATCTTTTTCAAAAAATATTCAAACAACATTAATTACTTCATTTTTTAGCAGTTTAGTTTATGCTTGTACGATTCCTTACCTTATCATTTATTTAGCTGGTATATTCAGCAAGGAAACTATTGGTCTATTGGTTATGATAAATGTTGTTTCCTCTTTTTTAGCCGGAATCATTGGTGGTTATTTAGCAGATAACTTTCAACGAAAAAAAATATTATTGATCTTTCAAAACTTATATGGAGTATCCTTACTTCTGGTTGCAGTAAATTTTGCGGGTATTTTACCACAAAATTTTTGGCTAATCTTTGGTTACCTTATTTGTGGCATTACTTATAATTTATATTATTCAGCCTTTGATGCGGTATTGCTCGATTCTACTGTTCCTCATGAACGTAAAAAAGTTTATCAACTACAGTATTGGACCTTTAATTTATCGATGGCTTTAGGTGCTTCAATCGGAGGCTTCTTATTTAAGCATTATCTGGTTTATTTGTTTTTAGGTGCGGCTCTTTTACAATTTATCGCTTCTGGTTTTCTGCAAAAAAATCTTAATTATAAAAATAATGTTTCTCTGACTAAAGGGAAAACAATTATTCATGATTTATTTAACAACTACTATATTGCTGCTAAAGACAAACGGTGGGTCATTTTAATTTTAGGAATAGCTCTTTATAGTGCTGCAGAATTTTCATTACAAAACTATACCGGAATACGTTTATCAAAAGAGTTTAAACCAATCACACTTTTTTCTATCCCTATTGATGGGGTGAGAATGCTTAGTATTTTACAAGTAATCAACACTATTATGGTCGTTTGTTTCACTTTCGTTGTTTCGCGATTAACAGAGAAGAAAAAAGAACGTACTATTGTACTCATTGGATTACTGGTTTATGTCACTGGATATGGCTTAATGGCTTCTGCCAATAGTATTTACTTATTGATCCCGTTAACAGTTTTAGCAACGTTTGGTGAGCTAGCTTCTGCACCTATCCTAAGTGCCCGACAAGTCAGTTTGATACCCGAAGACAAACAGGCTTCTTATTTAAGTTTTGCCTCTCTTTCCTTTCAAGGATCTCAACTTTTAGCTGCTTTAGGCATAACATTAGGGGGTTACCTTGCTGCTGGGTTAATTAGTGGTTACATTATTATTTTAGGAATAGCCGGTGTTTATTTTGTGATTTCTAGCTTATACGACAATAAAAAAGAGGTTGTAAAATATAATTAA
- a CDS encoding aldo/keto reductase — MMKENSFVFHNGVEIPNIGFGTWQIPNEEAFDAVTMALRNGYTHIDTALAYQNEENVGKAIKNFDLPREEIFITSKLPAQIKGYDETLEAFNTTITNLGVDYLDLYLIHAPWPWNEKGADYTEGNIQSWKAMEKLYNDGKIRTIGVSNFSKSDIQALIDACDIVPMANQIPFYVGHDQEDLLAFCKKHNIVVEAYSPLATGQTLNSPEIKEMAEKYGVTPAQLCIRYCLERETLPLPKSTHEERIIENSQLDFSISPEDVEKLNAVEDVRK; from the coding sequence ATGATGAAAGAAAATTCTTTTGTATTTCACAATGGTGTGGAAATTCCAAATATCGGTTTTGGTACTTGGCAGATCCCAAATGAGGAAGCATTCGATGCCGTAACGATGGCTCTTAGAAATGGCTATACTCATATTGACACAGCACTAGCTTACCAAAATGAAGAGAATGTTGGAAAAGCAATCAAAAATTTTGATTTACCGCGTGAAGAAATCTTTATCACTAGTAAATTACCCGCTCAAATTAAAGGTTACGATGAAACCTTAGAGGCTTTTAATACAACTATCACCAATTTAGGTGTGGATTACTTAGACCTTTATCTTATTCATGCTCCATGGCCTTGGAATGAAAAAGGCGCAGACTACACTGAAGGAAATATTCAATCATGGAAAGCGATGGAAAAATTATACAACGATGGAAAGATTCGCACTATTGGAGTTTCTAATTTTTCTAAATCAGACATTCAAGCTCTTATCGATGCTTGCGATATCGTACCAATGGCTAATCAAATTCCATTCTACGTTGGACATGATCAAGAAGATTTACTTGCTTTTTGTAAAAAACACAACATTGTTGTAGAAGCTTATTCACCATTAGCAACTGGTCAAACATTGAATAGCCCAGAGATCAAAGAAATGGCAGAAAAATATGGCGTGACTCCTGCCCAATTATGCATCCGTTACTGTTTAGAACGTGAGACATTGCCGCTTCCAAAATCAACACATGAAGAACGCATCATTGAAAACAGCCAATTAGACTTCTCAATTTCACCAGAAGATGTAGAAAAATTAAATGCTGTTGAAGATGTACGCAAATAA
- a CDS encoding formate/nitrite transporter family protein: METQNTGLMYNIEKSIMKKQNLFDNSKSRYFVRAMLACLFLTLGTAVAVMIGQAGEEIVPGLGKMLYAFMFSWSLVMIIYMNAELGTSNMMYMTVAVQRKWLKPKKALAILFYCILFNLIGGIIASLVISFTYKFHALPSDHYLFTAVAGKLAKTPLQVFSEGIFANIIVNTAVFCTIRMKDDAGKIIAMIFIIFIFAYLGFEHVIANFSSFSLAFFASGGTVPGMTIGAVALNWLLALLGNYVGGALVIGVLYSWLNKDQTDYVD, encoded by the coding sequence ATGGAAACTCAAAATACTGGTTTAATGTACAACATTGAAAAAAGCATTATGAAAAAGCAAAATTTATTTGATAATAGTAAATCACGTTATTTTGTACGTGCGATGTTAGCTTGTTTATTTTTAACATTGGGAACAGCAGTTGCTGTGATGATTGGCCAAGCCGGTGAAGAGATTGTACCTGGACTAGGTAAAATGCTTTATGCGTTTATGTTTAGTTGGTCACTAGTCATGATTATTTATATGAATGCTGAATTAGGGACTTCAAATATGATGTATATGACAGTTGCGGTCCAACGGAAGTGGCTAAAGCCTAAAAAAGCGCTAGCAATATTATTTTATTGTATTTTATTCAACTTGATTGGTGGAATTATTGCAAGTTTAGTTATATCTTTCACATATAAGTTCCATGCTCTTCCGAGCGATCATTATCTTTTCACAGCTGTGGCTGGAAAATTAGCTAAAACTCCCTTACAGGTCTTTTCAGAAGGTATATTTGCAAATATTATTGTTAATACAGCTGTCTTTTGTACCATCCGAATGAAAGATGATGCTGGAAAAATCATTGCCATGATTTTTATTATCTTCATTTTTGCTTATTTAGGTTTTGAACACGTTATAGCCAACTTTTCTTCTTTCTCATTGGCTTTCTTTGCATCTGGCGGAACGGTTCCAGGTATGACCATAGGAGCTGTAGCACTAAATTGGCTCTTAGCTTTATTAGGTAATTATGTTGGTGGAGCATTAGTGATCGGAGTGCTGTACTCGTGGTTGAATAAGGATCAAACTGATTATGTTGATTAA
- a CDS encoding YsnF/AvaK domain-containing protein has protein sequence MERYVVGSYASPQEAVNAVNKLQEEGYQKEDITLISSTESKNSISNTTDVLGTTNDSDRDTEKSEKSRDDRSIWKQIKESFSSNDSNESDSSQSNDDLLDDYRQDIANGNIIVVVKGEPKKISSNESYSTDRVTPLDPLSMLEADPLANPEPMILDSAESSDTPVSEKEEQHQKSESETIQLKAEQLDVTTKEVQTGEVRARKRVVEETKTIQVPVRHEEIVIEQHNLKDNHSDHATENKEVVIPVTEEEIKVTKHPVVKEEVSLNKEEVTDTKQVNRTVKKEDVTVDKKGNTHLTNNNE, from the coding sequence ATGGAAAGATATGTTGTAGGAAGCTATGCAAGTCCTCAAGAGGCAGTAAATGCAGTCAATAAATTGCAAGAAGAGGGCTATCAGAAAGAAGATATCACTTTAATATCTAGTACAGAATCTAAAAATTCTATTTCTAATACTACAGATGTATTAGGAACAACTAATGATAGTGATAGAGATACTGAGAAGAGTGAAAAGAGCAGGGATGATCGCTCTATTTGGAAACAAATAAAAGAATCATTTTCTTCAAATGACTCTAACGAATCTGATTCCTCGCAATCAAACGACGATCTTTTGGATGATTACCGACAAGATATTGCGAATGGTAATATCATTGTTGTAGTAAAGGGTGAACCAAAAAAAATTAGTAGTAATGAATCATATTCGACAGATCGAGTTACTCCATTAGACCCGCTTTCTATGTTAGAAGCAGATCCATTGGCTAATCCTGAACCGATGATTTTAGATTCAGCTGAATCTTCTGACACCCCAGTTTCAGAAAAGGAAGAACAACATCAAAAATCAGAAAGTGAAACAATTCAGTTGAAAGCAGAGCAATTAGATGTCACAACTAAGGAAGTTCAAACTGGTGAAGTGCGTGCTAGAAAGCGTGTAGTAGAAGAAACCAAAACAATCCAAGTTCCTGTTAGACACGAAGAAATAGTTATTGAACAACATAACTTAAAAGACAACCATTCAGATCATGCTACAGAAAATAAAGAAGTTGTTATTCCTGTCACAGAAGAAGAAATTAAAGTAACGAAGCACCCAGTGGTTAAAGAAGAAGTATCATTGAATAAAGAGGAAGTAACAGATACAAAACAAGTTAATAGAACAGTAAAAAAAGAAGATGTTACTGTCGATAAAAAAGGCAATACACATCTAACAAACAACAATGAGTAA
- a CDS encoding ECF transporter S component, translating to MRKITTKEIVTVALFMAMTIVMTILIRIPTFRGYINLGDMVLLFAALFLGKKAGFLVGGLGSALADIISGYAFYAPITFIVKGLQGYICAWIFQKTGYHKPLLATIPAGIFMALGYFVAESFMYGVAGAAISIPGNLLQGIVGALGAVLLQKSVGSKIKK from the coding sequence ATGCGAAAAATTACTACAAAAGAGATTGTAACAGTTGCTCTATTCATGGCCATGACTATAGTAATGACGATTCTTATTCGTATCCCCACATTTCGCGGGTATATTAACTTAGGAGATATGGTTTTATTATTTGCTGCATTATTTTTAGGAAAGAAAGCTGGTTTTCTTGTCGGTGGATTAGGTAGCGCACTTGCTGATATCATTTCAGGTTACGCTTTCTATGCTCCCATTACTTTTATAGTAAAAGGACTTCAAGGATATATTTGTGCTTGGATTTTTCAAAAAACTGGTTATCATAAACCTCTTTTAGCCACTATCCCTGCTGGTATATTTATGGCATTGGGTTATTTTGTTGCTGAAAGTTTTATGTATGGTGTAGCTGGGGCAGCTATTTCTATTCCTGGAAATTTACTTCAAGGAATTGTTGGGGCATTAGGAGCGGTCCTATTGCAAAAAAGTGTAGGTTCTAAAATAAAAAAATAA
- a CDS encoding DUF4153 domain-containing protein, with protein sequence MKLIQNIQDKFQGIIQASKRYPLTVVFLLALAGLNAYLIQQETDTYTKYVYSFLVGIFLSAVAQQIYERFFEKRSQRILLMFGAVILTIAYYFTIGSAADYDLEMTIKTGIIFFILTIAFIWVPTIKNKITFNESYLSAFKAFFTTLLFTLVLYAGIGFIILAIDQLLFSVNYKVNLHAFNLVLSLFAPIFFLSYTPLYLSEKEESSLTPEERAAKLIVIKNDVSVPKMLELLISYIIIPLTTIFTVILLVYLLQNITGDFWTNNLLEPMLVSYSITVIVVYILASNIETKSAILFRKIFPKVLIPIVLFQTIASVLRIQETGLTYGRYYVILFGIFATIAGVLFSILPIRKNGWVAVVLMVLSLISIVPPIDAFTVSRVSQTNLLERTLEQNQMLEGNSIIPNADIPKEDKIKISQTVYYLTSMDYNEDIEWLVPYNQLLSYQFEEVFGFQPIYDENGFLNEQPLQDSYYATLDLGDSPVISIEEYDKMVVFSYYDSSPQPRIEFEVDDEGYTVYTEETDGKENLILMDESDEAIMSIDLQETMEKVASTTETENMLTIDEATVTTENEQAEMNLVFTSINIYDNQYDAEFYLFIDIK encoded by the coding sequence ATGAAATTGATACAGAATATCCAGGATAAATTTCAAGGAATCATTCAAGCAAGCAAAAGGTATCCATTAACAGTTGTATTTTTACTTGCTCTTGCAGGACTGAATGCTTATTTGATTCAGCAAGAAACAGATACTTACACAAAGTATGTTTATAGTTTTCTAGTTGGCATATTTTTGAGTGCGGTAGCACAACAAATCTACGAACGCTTTTTTGAAAAAAGGTCGCAACGCATCTTATTGATGTTTGGTGCAGTTATTTTGACGATTGCTTATTATTTTACAATTGGTTCTGCAGCTGATTATGATCTTGAGATGACTATTAAAACAGGTATTATCTTTTTTATACTAACCATTGCATTTATATGGGTTCCGACTATAAAAAATAAGATTACGTTTAATGAAAGTTATTTATCCGCTTTTAAAGCTTTTTTTACGACACTTTTATTCACGCTTGTTTTGTATGCCGGTATTGGATTTATTATATTAGCAATTGATCAGTTACTGTTTTCGGTAAATTATAAAGTGAATTTGCATGCTTTTAACCTAGTGCTCTCACTATTTGCGCCTATCTTTTTCCTTTCCTATACCCCCTTATATTTAAGTGAAAAAGAGGAATCATCTTTAACACCTGAAGAACGCGCGGCTAAACTGATTGTTATAAAAAATGATGTTTCGGTTCCTAAGATGCTTGAATTGTTGATTTCATATATTATCATCCCATTAACAACGATCTTCACAGTTATTTTGTTGGTCTATCTTTTACAAAATATTACAGGAGATTTTTGGACCAATAATTTGCTAGAGCCCATGTTGGTTTCTTATTCGATTACGGTTATTGTAGTGTATATTTTAGCAAGTAATATAGAGACAAAATCAGCAATTCTTTTCAGAAAAATATTTCCCAAAGTGTTGATACCCATTGTTTTGTTCCAAACGATTGCATCCGTTTTAAGAATTCAAGAAACCGGCTTAACTTATGGACGCTATTACGTCATCTTGTTCGGCATATTTGCGACCATAGCGGGAGTTTTGTTTAGCATTTTACCTATTCGAAAAAATGGCTGGGTTGCAGTGGTGTTGATGGTACTTTCTTTGATTTCAATTGTGCCTCCAATTGATGCATTCACTGTTAGCCGTGTATCACAAACGAATTTATTAGAAAGAACACTTGAACAAAATCAGATGTTGGAAGGAAATTCCATTATTCCGAATGCTGATATTCCTAAAGAGGATAAAATCAAAATCAGTCAAACCGTCTATTATTTAACAAGTATGGACTACAATGAAGATATCGAGTGGCTGGTACCCTATAATCAGCTACTATCCTATCAATTTGAAGAGGTATTTGGTTTTCAACCTATCTATGATGAGAACGGTTTTTTGAATGAACAACCCTTACAAGACTCTTATTATGCTACATTAGATTTAGGAGATAGTCCTGTGATCTCAATTGAAGAGTACGACAAGATGGTTGTATTTTCTTACTATGATTCCAGCCCACAACCAAGAATTGAGTTTGAAGTGGATGATGAGGGATATACAGTATATACCGAAGAGACAGATGGAAAAGAAAATCTTATTTTAATGGATGAAAGTGATGAGGCTATAATGAGTATTGATCTTCAAGAGACAATGGAGAAAGTCGCTTCGACTACTGAAACAGAGAATATGCTCACGATTGATGAAGCAACAGTGACAACTGAGAATGAACAGGCTGAGATGAATTTAGTCTTTACATCTATTAATATTTATGACAATCAGTATGATGCTGAATTTTATCTATTTATTGATATCAAATAA